A part of Setaria viridis chromosome 8, Setaria_viridis_v4.0, whole genome shotgun sequence genomic DNA contains:
- the LOC117834016 gene encoding uncharacterized protein produces MKLYEEPPAVISSDAHPAHKLKLQVTTDGPPFRCDGCKEPGGGKERRYSCDAGCDFDLHTTCALASPTLKHPLFGGDVEFELLPSAPPPVDATYCDACGDRARGLVYHCFDRDLDLHPCCAALRMESVVHGGHLLKLCGEAELRCVVCGEKQGRRQSSSSSKRFWAYRWCYDGVTGYLHVACMKKIAVMSWEQDYKDGVGGGVVEASVTIMEGMLRRRSPTGNAGSGSGVELGIRGLENITKIVEVVSAVSSS; encoded by the coding sequence ATGAAGCTGTACGAGGAGCCTCCAGCGGTGATCTCCAGCGACGCCCACCCTGCGCACAAGCTCAAGCTGCAGGTCACCACCGACGGCCCGCCGTTCCGGTGCGATGGCTGCAAGGAGCCCGGCGGCGGAAAGGAGCGCCGGTACAGCTGCGACGCCGGCTGCGACTTCGACCTCCACACGACCTGCGCCCTGGCATCACCCACCCTGAAGCACCCCCTCTTCGGCGGCGACGTCGAGTTCGAGCTCCtcccgtcggcgccgccgcccgtcgacGCCACCTACTGCGACGCCTGCGGCGACCGTGCGCGCGGCCTCGTCTACCACTGCTTCGACAGGGACCTCGACCTCCACCCGTGCTGCGCGGCACTGAGGATGGAGAGCGTGGTCCATGGCGGGCACCTGCTCAAGCTCTGCGGCGAGGCCGAACTCCGGTGCGTCGTCTGCGGCGAGaagcaggggcggcggcagagctCGTCGTCGAGCAAGAGGTTCTGGGCGTACCGGTGGTGCTATGACGGCGTGACCGGGTACCTTCACGTGGCGTGCATGAAGAAGATCGCTGTGATGAGCTGGGAGCAGGACTACaaggacggcgtcggcggcggtgtcgTCGAGGCGAGCGTGACGATCATGGAGGGAATGCTGCGGAGGCGATCGCCGACAGGGAATGCGGGGAGCGGTAGCGGGGTTGAGCTGGGCATCCGTGGCCTCGAGAATATCACCAAGATCGTTGAGGTGGTCTCGGCTGTGTCATCATCGTAG